Proteins co-encoded in one Chrysemys picta bellii isolate R12L10 chromosome 13, ASM1138683v2, whole genome shotgun sequence genomic window:
- the LOC112060446 gene encoding olfactory receptor 11A1-like: MASADCGNKTATEFILLGFGDIPELQILLFLLLSVIYIVTMVGNILIVTLIVTDQHLHTPMYFFLGNLSCLETCYTCTILPRLLASLLTGDRTISVQGCLTQYYLFGLFGATECYLLAAMSYDRYLAICKPLYYGARMNGRFCVLLAAGSWINGFLPITITTSLMSQLTFCGPGKIDHFFCDFTPVIDLSCSDTRLIEFLGVVLSGVCSLPPSLLTVTSYICIITSILRIPSTTGQQKAFSTCSSHLIVVTTFYGTLIIVYLLPKTKILRDLNKVFSIFYTVLTPLVNPLIYSLRNKEVKKALRKAVSKFMAFTRI; encoded by the coding sequence ATGGCCAGTGCAGACTGCGGCAATAAAACAGCTACAGAATTCATCCTACTGGGATTTGGGGATATCCCTGagctgcaaattcttctctttcttcttttgtCAGTGATCTACATTGTGACCATGGTAGGGAACATCCTAATTGTTACACTCATTGTAACTGATCAGCACCTCCACactcccatgtacttcttcctggggaacttgtcctgcttggagacctgctacacctgcaccatcctgcccaggctgcTAGCCAGTCTCCTGACgggggacagaaccatttctgtcCAGGGCTGCCTTACACAATATTATTTGTTTGGTTTATTTGGAGCCACAGAATGTTATCTCTTAGCTgcaatgtcttatgatcggtatttagcaaTATGTAAACCACTGTACTATGGAGCCCGTATGAATGGCCGATTCTGTGTCCTGCTAGCAGCTGGGTCTTGGATAAATGGGTTTTTGCCTATTACCATAACAACTTCTTTGATGTCACAACTGACTTTCTGTGGCCCCGGTAAGATTGATCACTTCTTTTGTGACTTCACCCCAGTGATAGACCTCTCCTGCAGCGACACCCGCCTGATAGAATTTTTGGGTGTTGTCCTGTCGGGTGTATGTTCACTGCCCCCATCTCTACTGACTGTAACATCTTACATTTGTATCATCACctccatcctgagaatcccttccaccactgggcagcaaaaggccttttccacctgctcctctcacctcattgtggttaCAACTTTCTATGGGACCCTGATCATTGTTTATCTCCTCCCCAAAACTAAGATACTGCGAGACCTGAACAAAGTGTTCTCCATCTTCTACACTGTCCTGACACCCCTGGTCAATCctctcatctacagcctgaggaacaaagaggtaAAAAAGGCCCTAAGAAAAGCAGTCAGTAAATTTATGGCTTTCACAAGAATTTAG